CATGACCCGGTTACACGCCCGCATCACCGCCCGCAGGACGTGCTCGATGAGGACCACGGTCATGCCCTCCCCCTGCAGCCGGCGGAGGAGGGCCACGGCCTCCTCCACCTCCCGGGCGGTGAGGCCCGCCATGAGTTCGTCCAGGAGGAGCACCCGGGGCTTCCCTGCAAGGGCCCTCGCGAGCTCCACCCGTTTCTGGTACACGATCTGCAGGTCTCCGGCCACCGTGCCCGCCAGGTTCCGCAGCCCCACGGTTTCCAGGGCCCACCAGGCATGGCGCTCCGCCTCGGACCGTGTCCGCCCCGAATCCGGGCCGAACCACGCGCCCGCCAGCACGTTCTCGAACACCGTCATCCCGCGGAATACCCGCACGGTCTGGAAGGTCCGGGCGATGCCGAGCCGGTAGATCCGATCCGGCCCGAGCCCCAGAATCGGTCGCCCCCTAAACCACAGCTGCCCCTGGTCCGCGGCCACCGCTCCGGTCACCACGTTGAACAGGGTGGTCTTCCCGGCCCCATTGGGGCCGATGATCCCCACCACCTCCCCCTCCTCCACCTCGAAGGAAACCCCCGCCAGGGCCATCACGCCCCCGAACCGCTTGACGAGGCCTCGACCCTCCAGGAAGGCCGCGGTCACTCCGTCACCGCCCTCCTCTCCCCCCGGCCCATGCCAGGACCTGCTCCCACCACCGGCTCACGAACGCCGTCACTCCTCCGGGGCTGTACAGCATGACCGCCACCATCACGAGGCCGAAAAGCAGCATGTAGTGGTAGGGGAGCCGGGTGATCAGGAAGTCCTCCAGCGCCACGAAGAGCACCGCTCCCAACGCCGCCCCGTACGGACGTCGGCTCCCGGTGAACACCGCGATGAGCACGGGGATGAAGGACAGCTGCAGGTTGAAGGCGATGCGGGGGTCCACGTACGTCCACCGGGTGGCCATGATCGCTC
This genomic interval from Armatimonadota bacterium contains the following:
- a CDS encoding ABC transporter ATP-binding protein, which translates into the protein MTAAFLEGRGLVKRFGGVMALAGVSFEVEEGEVVGIIGPNGAGKTTLFNVVTGAVAADQGQLWFRGRPILGLGPDRIYRLGIARTFQTVRVFRGMTVFENVLAGAWFGPDSGRTRSEAERHAWWALETVGLRNLAGTVAGDLQIVYQKRVELARALAGKPRVLLLDELMAGLTAREVEEAVALLRRLQGEGMTVVLIEHVLRAVMRACNRVMVLHQGKKIAEGRPEEVVRHPEVIEVYLGSGASAGC